The DNA segment aagaggagggacaAATTAGAGGTACGACATTAACataaaaactactatgtataaatatataagcaATAAAGATatattgtgtagcacagggaaatatagccattatcttgtaataaataaatggagtataatgtgtgaaaatactgaaacactatgctgtacccctgaaactaacactatattgtaaatcaactatacttcaatttttttaatttttaaataaatgtaatctAAATATTGAATCCTAACTGCTGACATAGTCCTGGAGTATATACGATTGAAAAGTACTAATACTGATGTCTGCAACTCactttgaaatgcatcaaaaaataaGGCGGATTGGTGGCTGCAGTGATGGATGGACAAATGAATAGAtagattatacacacacatgtgtgtgtgtgataaagcATCTAAGTATTGAATATAGGGAGTTCACAATGCATGGGGGAATGcattattttcaacatttctgtATGATGGAAATTTTTTTGTAGTCTTGTTTTGTAGACAAGACCTGTGAGGTGTGACACAACTGAATTGCATACAGTTTAACTTCAGATTCTTTTGTCACTTGTCCTGGGAGTTAGATTTCTCACTCCAATCTCTTCTCaggctgcctcttcctttctttcttttctctccccagaAATCAAAGATCTGGTTCTTCTGTATACCCTGTATGATGACATAGTCGTTTAAACATTGAGCGTGCTATAAATAATGAGTTCCCAGGATGCTGGCCCTGCAGGGGGCTTGATTCTCAGATTTCCCAAGGTTGGATGACCTTGGGTGGCTAGGACAGCCTGGCTCTGTTAAGAGCTTTCTTCAGGGCCTCCTTCACTTctttgttcctcaggctgtagatgagggGGTTCAACATGGGGATCACTGCGGTGTAAAACACAGACACCACCCGATCTTTCTCAGTGGACTGGCCGGATTTATCTCTCAGATACATGAAGATGAGGGTCCCAAAAAAGAGTGACACGGAGGTgaggtgggaggcacaggtaGAGAAGGTCTTGGCCCTGCCTCCCACGGAGGGGAtcctcacaatagccaggatgaTAAGCAAGTAGGACACTAAAATCACCACCATGCAGGCCGGGATGACAAAAATGGCAAACACAATAATTACCACTTCCTGAGTGTAGCTGTCCCCACAGGTCAGCTTTAAGAGGGGAGGGAGGTCACAGAAAATGAAGTCGATCTCATTGGTTCCACAGAAGGAGAGCGTGAAAGCTGAGACAGTGCGAACCAAGGCGCTGAAGACACCCGCGACGTAAGCCCCACCCACAAAACCCAACCGGGCCTTCTGCGTCATGATGGTGACGTAGAGCAGGGGGCGGCACACGGCCAggtagcggtcataggccatgagGGCCAGGAGGTAGCAGTCAATGGAGCCGAAGAAGGTGAAGAGGAAGAACTGGGCGGCACAGCGTGTGTAGGATAGAGCCACCCCATGCTCCAGCAACACGGCCATCATCTGAGGCACGGTGACGGATGAGTAGCAGATGTCCATGAACGAGAGGTGACTCAGAAGGAAGTACATTGGGGTGTGGAGCCGGAGATCCACGCGGATCAGGATAATCATGCCCAAGTTCCCCCAAAGGGTGGTGAGATAGATGAATAGAAACAGGAGGAAGAGAGGCAGTGCCCTTTCAGGACAGTCAGTGAATGCCATAAGGAGGAATTCAGTCACCAAGGTGAAGTTCTTCTCTGCCATGAAGCCAGAGGTACCTGAGAGGGCTGGGGTGAGAAGCAAGTTTGAAAGCTATAATTAGCATTTAACTGTACTTCTGACTTATCTGTATTGAATATGTACTACAGACAGAATATGCCAAGTGCCATGTGGGCTTTGGAGATGACTAGTCTTAGCTTCTATCTCCAAGGGAGTTCTGTGACATGGAGTCATCTTAGCATGTCAAGAAAACTGATACAGGTAAGTATCTTCATAGTAGGAGTGCTTATTCTCCCACATTTATtgctaactagctgtgtgacccccTGCACATTAGATAACCACTCAACCAAAATTTCCCTATCATTCCAATAGGGGTTAGTACGCGGGGTCCTGCCTACCATGGAAATATCCATTTCAGGactctgtccttttttctccCTGACTGCAGTTCCTCCCTTATTTCAAACCTTCTTCATCTCTTGCCTGGATCAAAACAAGAGCATCACTAACAGCTCTCCCTGCCCTCAGATGTGCTCCTTGCCAGTTCTTGCTACTTATTGTGGCCAGAGGGACATTTCTGAGACTTTAATTTGGTCACATCTCACGCCCTCATTAAAAATCCAGGCATGACGCTGCATCAAGGACAGGATAGTCTTTAACCTTCATGAGGGTCAGGGAATGACCTTCATGAGGCCTCCCTACTTACTTCCtcatttccctttcttatttccaacccacagccacagccacctttCACCCTTCTCTCCACCCACCTAATCCCTTTCGTTTGCTCACATCTCtgtgctttccaaaagtcactttATCTTTAATCACTTTATCTTTCCCATCTTCAGGGTCCTACCCAACTCCTACACTACCTTCAAAGCCAGCTCAGATCCTACTTCCCACAAGAATTCTCTCTTGAGTCTGTTTTCTCTGGTCAGGTTATGTGTCCCTGAAGCTCAGCACATAAAAGGGCCTCAGTATGTATTTatgcagaaatagactcaaagattttaaaacccaacaatagttaccaaaagggaaatatTGCGGGAAGGGGTAAACTGGGAGGTTGGAATTGGCATATAcgcactactatatacaaaatcgataagtaacaaagacctactgtatagcacagggaaagctATTAAATACTCTATAGTGGCCTacctgaaaaaagaacagatatatgtatatgtataactgattcactttgctgtacacctgaaactaacacaacgttaaGTCatctatatgccaacaaaattttaaacaacaaaagtATGTTTTGTGGAATAAATAAAGTTACCAAAAGAGATGTAAATCACATTACAAAGGGAAAGTCATTGTGCAAGTCTTTAAgtgattatgtttatttttatgaaaatatttaaaaacaaaaactgtctgAAGTCTAAGAACCCATTAAAATCGATGCATATTCACAGAGGTCCTAAGCCATCTTTGGGTTTACCCTACCACTCTCAACATAACAGTGGGCTTACCTCACAGAAAGCGGATGCCTTTAGAATAGATTTGAAAAGGATAGCTATTGTCCTCAATTAACAGAGGACATATGGATAGACACTATTCTAAGTGGTTTATATATTAGGTCATTTAATCCCCACATCCAACTTTATGAGGTAGGAATTTTTATTATCCCcagttcacagatgaggcaactgagacAGAGTTTAAGTAACTCAATTTCGTGTTCAAGATTGCACAGCTAGGAAATGGTAGAAATGCCTTTAGGAACAGAACTGCACACAGAAGCCCTATTTGTCTTAAAATAGGATTTTACATGCATCACGAGTCTATCCCAACAGCCCAAGAGGACTCGGGAAATGTTTGCCCGTAAGTAGATCAGCGTGAACACCAGCACTGCAGTCTGTTCCTACTTGAAGGCTGATGGGAACTATTGTGTTAACGGATAGAAAGTCCTTCAGCAGAGGTGCGGTGCAGTGGTAGAAAAGAGATTTGGTCATCTGTAAAGCATTGGGCTTTGGCAGATAGGTGAGTGTTGGACTGACAtattgaagaaaattataaacaaaagaaattggaTCTGGTGACCCAAACAGAGCATGAACCCAAAGGACCAGAACGGTTTTCCCTCCTGAATTCACTTTACCTTTACCTGGcctgtcctcttctctctttgtccacaattttccttttgtctcttaAAAAACCACTTCTCTTCCACTGTTTGAGGAGTATCCTAAGGGTCTGGGGAGAGACTTCTGTGCTTGGTGGCGTGGGGAGGGGGCGGTCTGGGTGGATCTTGTCCTCCAGTTATGACCTGCTCAGTTATGAcactgagcaagttacttaatctctccagGCCCCAgtgtccttcctcctcctcctacaCTCccatcagacacacacacatgcacacgcacacattaGTGAATCAACTTGGGGACAATAATGTCACAGCTGCCTGAATGTCTTCTCTGCATCATGTTATCCTCCAGCCCCTTGCCAGTTCTGGTCTGTCAAGCActttcttctgtctcttcccTTACTATTTCTGCTTCCATGATTTACTAAACTTGGTTAATATGCCTTCCTCACTCTGATTTCTGTTCAGTTCCAGGCTTGGAGAGCAGAGATTGGAGAAGAGCCACTTCCTATGAGCTCCCGACTGCAGTGCAAATCCCTTTTGGAGAAGACATTACTAGTCTGAAAGTTTGCAGTCCCCAGTGGGTGGCTGAATTGGTCTCTAAGGAAAGGCAATGATTGCTCGTGTGGATTCTTAACAAGGCTTCTGGTCCCAGTCCTAGCTCCCAAAGCCCTTCAACAGTCCCACTAAGTGGGTGGGATCTAAAAAGCATGAATCCCAGTTCTACATGGTCCCTTGAGGAGTAAGTTGTCTCTGGCTTTAGTTTTTCTAATCAGAGCAATGTCAAAATCTATGGCCACATCCTGGAAAGAATAATGGTGTTTTGAAAACACAGGGCTTTGGTCACATTATTCAGATGGACGCTATGGGGACTTTACACAGAGACCTCAGCAAGACATATCATGCCTTCTAAGTCTGCCCTTTCTGGAAGTCAGGTGTTTCATTGTCTCCCCAtccccatcacccccaccccaccccctttttttttcctttcaaagcaaatgaaatcgcagagaaaacaaaagcttGGGATGTTGCCCAGAGGAGAAATTGGCATGGCCTTTGCCAGCTCTCTGCATCTGAAACACGGCAGTCTTTCTTTAGCCCCACATTCAGAGGCATTTTGTGAAGCCATTGAATTTCAAGATGTCTCaattcagaaaaggaaacaaggaagaCAGGGAAGAACAGAATAATTATGGAATAATTGTTCTCTTGGACAATTATGTGAACCAAGAGAAAATGAGACCACATCGATCATTGAGTCATCACTATGCTAAGCATTCTAAATGAAGAACAAGAGATACAAAGTTAAACAAATGCCtctgaaagagaaaacacaatGCCTATTAACAAGAACTAGGCAGCCTAATAGGTTACATAATTATCCCTCCTACAAGATAACAGGTACCAAGCTCACAAGCGAGGTATGGTTAAGGTGCCATGGGGAGTTGGTGTAAGGCAAGATGGCTAATAGGCAGGGTAGATGGGCAATGGCTTCCCAGAGGGGGTGGACTTGGACCTCAGTGTGGATGGAGGTGGAGGGTGAAGGAATGATGAGGAAAACTTCTCGGGAAGGGGGATCATCATGAGCAAATTCACAGGGGCAGGAAAGCCCAGGCTACTCCTGGGACGATGAGTGGGACTTGGCAGCAGTACAGGGTGGTATTAGGCAAGTCCGAGACTAGGGCAAGGTGAGTGCCTCACCCTGGCGGGGTTCAAAAGCCAAGGTGACACCAAAAACTgtagtaaacaaaataaataataatggaatttttttggcctcacccacagcacgtggaagttcccaggccagggactgaaaccaagccacagctgtgacctgtacctaatgctagatccttaacccactgcactgggctggggctcgaacccatgcctccacagcgacaagatggatcactaacccactgcgCCTCAGTGGGGCCTCCAGaatattactaaaaaataaaaaccaatgcaAAAAATCTATgatgaataaaatatcaaaattttaaagagcaCCAGTATTACTGATTTTCGTTTTGCCTCAGTCTCCAAAAGGGTTCAGCATCACACTGGTCCCAGGAGATATGCTTGAAAACGGAGGGCAAGACCAAAGAGCTTCCAGGGAACAGGCTTAACAAGTGCCTTTTAATCACCGAAGAATATTCCCTTTCTCTCTACTCTCCACTCTCCACTTACTCTCTACTCTCcacttacaaaaagaaaatgtaggaaagCCAACTAAATTTGATCTAATACTTGCAGAGTATCTTTTAACTATTTCGGAGTGCTTTTTTCCTCTTCGCAAGATCCCTGTGGGACTGAGAGAGATAACGAGCTTCTCATTTGCACTGATGAGGAAACATGGAAAAGCAGATCTCAGGATCATAGTTACCTGGTGAGTGGACTAGAAACTGTGTCTGTTCTATCCACACTGGTTGTCAATGGACTCTGCCTTGACTACCATCCCTACTGcccaaaaagacattttttttttatgatgacatacacatgcacatggaTGCCAGAGCTCACTGGGTGGAGAGGTAAGTCCTCTGGGCGATACTGTATTAACAAATTACCTTAAAATTACAGTGACTTTGcacaataaatttatatttgcCCATGAAAAATCCAGTGTGGGTTAGGAATTTCTCCTCTGTCTTACAGTGAAACAACTTAGAAGAGGCGCCCTTCAAGATTGCTAGTGTAGGagcccccattgtggctcagtggtgatgaaaccggactagtatccacgaggacacaggttcgatccctggcctctctcagtgggttaaggatcccgcatagacatgagctgtggtgtaggtcaagacaaggctcagattctgcattactgtggctggcagctgcagctcccattcaacccctagcttgggcacttccatatgccgtgggtacagccctaaaaaaacaacaaccacaaaaaaacatTGTTAGTGTAGGGGA comes from the Phacochoerus africanus isolate WHEZ1 chromosome 4, ROS_Pafr_v1, whole genome shotgun sequence genome and includes:
- the LOC125123977 gene encoding olfactory receptor 9Q1-like; protein product: MAEKNFTLVTEFLLMAFTDCPERALPLFLLFLFIYLTTLWGNLGMIILIRVDLRLHTPMYFLLSHLSFMDICYSSVTVPQMMAVLLEHGVALSYTRCAAQFFLFTFFGSIDCYLLALMAYDRYLAVCRPLLYVTIMTQKARLGFVGGAYVAGVFSALVRTVSAFTLSFCGTNEIDFIFCDLPPLLKLTCGDSYTQEVVIIVFAIFVIPACMVVILVSYLLIILAIVRIPSVGGRAKTFSTCASHLTSVSLFFGTLIFMYLRDKSGQSTEKDRVVSVFYTAVIPMLNPLIYSLRNKEVKEALKKALNRARLS